Proteins found in one Coffea eugenioides isolate CCC68of chromosome 5, Ceug_1.0, whole genome shotgun sequence genomic segment:
- the LOC113771558 gene encoding putative late blight resistance protein homolog R1A-4: protein MMDVTSSEAGSIALIDHPIQKVQEELVCLRSLLRKIVELHNEDEEVQAIWDRIVGVAYRIEFLIDSLITGNIFDSSSMSIHSILEEMNIIKAAALKICGSARLGGEVKELTKRFNHMPQQGSKPIVNDVVVGFEDEMASIINGLRNGSRQVKIVSIVGMPGCGKTTLARKVYNDSSVKSHFYERAWCTVSQIYDKRNLLLQILSCIESKLPEDVFKMGEEDLALQVKRRLLKNRYLIVLDDVWNIDAWNGLEASFPDDGNGSRAILTSRLRGVAPQDKLDQEPHSLRQLTPNESWDLLKGKLYPGQDLAPPELCEIRQQVVEMCQGLPLTVVILAGILSRMDPNGWKEAVEGLCSRNVSSTEQCTATLELSFKHLPDTLKACFLYFGAFPEDHEHNTKRLISLWVAEGFVQKTQLKRTEDVANGYLMELISRSLVIVSKPRSIDGVKACRIHDLLYEFCVTKAKEEKLLQLVRRYDDLSAFTCHATYAAYALLILRSST, encoded by the coding sequence ATGATGGATGTGACAAGTTCTGAGGCTGGTTCGATTGCTTTGATCGATCATCCAATTCAAAAAGTCCAGGAAGAACTTGTTTGTTTACGCTCTTTGCTGAGGAAAATTGTGGAGCTGCACAATGAAGACGAGGAGGTCCAGGCAATTTGGGATCGTATTGTTGGGGTGGCATATAGGATAGAGTTTCTTATTGACTCCTTAATAACTGGAAATATCTTTGATTCTTCTTCAATGtccattcattccattttagaAGAAATGAACATCATTAAAGCTGCGGCCTTGAAGATTTGTGGTAGCGCAAGACTTGGTGGAGAAGTAAAGGAACTAACGAAGAGATTCAATCACATGCCACAACAAGGAAGTAAGCCAATAGTCAATGATGTGGTGGTGGGATTCGAGGATGAGATGGCATCGATAATCAATGGACTCAGAAATGGATCACGCCAAGTGAAAATTGTTTCCATTGTGGGTATGCCGGGATGCGGTAAGACAACTTTGGCTAGAAAAGTGTACAATGATTCTTCAGTGAAGTCCCATTTTTATGAGCGTGCTTGGTGTACTGTTTCTCAAATATATGACAAGAGAAATCTGTTGCTTCAAATTTTGAGTTGTATTGAGTCCAAGCTTCCTGAGGATGTTTTTAAGATGGGTGAAGAAGATCTGGCTCTTCAAGTCAAAAGACGTTTGCTGAAAAACAGATATCTCATTGTTTTGGATGATGTATGGAACATTGATGCATGGAACGGATTGGAAGCCTCATTCCCTGATGATGGAAATGGAAGTAGAGCTATCTTGACAAGTCGGCTCCGTGGTGTTGCTCCGCAAGACAAACTCGACCAAGAACCACATTCTCTTCGTCAACTCACTCCTAATGAGAGCTGGGATTTGCTAAAAGGGAAGTTATATCCTGGACAAGATTTGGCTCCTCCAGAACTATGTGAAATTCGACAGCAAGTAGTGGAAATGTGTCAAGGACTACCTCTTACGGTTGTCATTCTTGCCGGAATTCTCTCAAGGATGGACCCAAATGGTTGGAAAGAAGCTGTGGAAGGTTTATGTTCAAGGAATGTTTCTAGTACGGAACAGTGTACCGCTACACTAGAGCTGAGTTTCAAACATTTACCTGATACTTTGAAGGcgtgttttctttattttggagcCTTTCCAGAAGACCATGAGCACAATACCAAGAGGTTGATTTCTCTATGGGTCGCTGAAGGATTTGTTCAAAAAACTCAGCTCAAGAGAACAGAGGATGTGGCAAATGGTTACCTGATGGAACTTATTAGCAGAAGCTTAGTCATAGTTTCGAAACCAAGATCCATTGATGGGGTCAAAGCTTGTCGCATTCACGATTTGTTATATGAGTTTTGTGTGACAAAAGCCAAAGAAGAAAAGCTTTTGCAGCTGGTACGTAGGTATGATGACTTATCTGCTTTCACATGCCATGCTACCTACGCCGCTTATGCATTATTGATTCTAAGGTCGAGCACTTAG